A section of the Chlorocebus sabaeus isolate Y175 chromosome 13, mChlSab1.0.hap1, whole genome shotgun sequence genome encodes:
- the SMIM28 gene encoding small integral membrane protein 28 yields MRGLLGSSWKKFGHAGRETYESLTSEPSPPLLETQLQGTQWVSSTQEDVEPFLCILLPATILLFLAFLLLFLYRRCKSPPPQGQVFSIDLPEHPPAEEVTDLLPGLAWGSEDFPYSLLPPEATLPSQCLLPSYEEATRNPPGEEARGCSPSV; encoded by the exons ATGCGGGGACTGCTGGGCAGCAGCTGGAAGAAGTTTGGACATGCTGGCCGGGAGACATACGAGTCGTTAACCAGCGAGCCCAGCCCGCCTCTCTTGGAGACCCAGCTGCAG GGCACCCAGTGGGTGAGCTCCACCCAGGAGGATGTGGAGCCCTTCCTGTGCATCCTTCTGCCAGCCACTATCCTGCTCTTCCTGGCCTTTCTGCTGTTGTTCCTGTACCGCCGCTGCAAGTCCCCGCCACCCCAAGGGCAGGTGTTCAGCATTGACCTACCAGAGCACCCACCTGCAGAAGAGGTGACAGACCTCCTGCCCGGCCTGGCCTGGGGCAGTGAGGACTTCCCCTACTCCCTATTGCCCCCGGAGGCCACTCTCCCCTCCCAGTGTTTACTGCCCTCCTACGAGGAGGCCACCAGAAATCCTCCTGGGGAGGAGGCCCGGGGATGCAGTCCTTCAGTATGA